A genomic region of Methanocorpusculum vombati contains the following coding sequences:
- a CDS encoding YeeE/YedE thiosulfate transporter family protein: MVANSSEEKKGLDSYLKMPLVGGAVIGFAAALIQALLFAAGGPQAYGFCVACHSRDLINYVYNSLTGSNLFLAPFSANPVAAGTLPVLTIIGVLIGAVAAALLYKEFRVKKGDAKSYVVYGIGGILFMIFALCMGACPYRLALRIGYGDLVAVFGLIAIIVGIYIGIKIALKRMEA; the protein is encoded by the coding sequence ATGGTAGCTAATAGTTCTGAAGAAAAAAAAGGTCTGGACTCTTACCTGAAGATGCCGCTCGTTGGCGGGGCCGTCATCGGCTTTGCCGCAGCCCTCATCCAGGCCCTTCTGTTCGCCGCAGGCGGACCACAGGCATACGGATTCTGTGTCGCATGCCACAGTCGTGACTTAATCAACTACGTTTACAACTCCCTCACCGGAAGCAACCTCTTCCTTGCACCCTTCTCGGCAAACCCTGTTGCTGCAGGAACCCTGCCGGTCTTAACCATCATCGGGGTCCTCATCGGTGCCGTTGCCGCCGCACTGCTCTACAAAGAGTTCCGTGTCAAGAAAGGTGACGCAAAGAGCTACGTTGTCTACGGAATCGGCGGAATTCTGTTCATGATCTTCGCTCTCTGTATGGGAGCGTGCCCGTACCGTCTTGCACTTCGTATCGGCTACGGTGATCTCGTCGCAGTCTTCGGACTTATCGCAATCATCGTCGGCATCTACATCGGCATCAAGATTGCGCTCAAGAGAATGGAGGCCTGA
- a CDS encoding rubredoxin: MAKYLCIFCAYIYDEDLGDPKHGIPAGTKYEDIPDTWKCPTCMIPKSKPGLFRKIEE, translated from the coding sequence ATGGCAAAATATCTGTGCATTTTCTGTGCGTATATCTATGATGAGGATCTGGGCGATCCGAAGCATGGTATTCCGGCCGGAACAAAGTATGAGGATATTCCGGATACATGGAAGTGTCCTACCTGTATGATTCCGAAGAGCAAACCCGGTCTTTTCCGAAAAATCGAGGAGTAA
- the hypF gene encoding carbamoyltransferase HypF produces the protein MRCGRIIVRGIVQGVGFRPFVYAAAVRFGIAGTVINHGSEVEITACGDRFDAFCREVSAGPKMAVVDSVTVEPLPEEAVVGDGFSILPSADGARTGFIPADIATCDACLADIMNPASRYYGYWATSCTDCGPRYSIIHAVPYDRERTAMDVFPPCGDCSAEYESPQSRRHHAQTIACSSCGPKLSLLTASGGEVATDDPIRTAAELLDAGHIVAVRGVGGYHICCIEEEAGRLKQLLGRPHQSLAVMMRPESLKEYVVPPTDAEREMLKGPVHPIMILDKVDPVSHTELSELHNLGVMLPYTGLHHLLFGHLNHPLLVMTSANAPGTPMITETSYISERMGTVAEYILSHDREIVNRCDDSVVRDGYIIRLSRGLAPLRTAMDLGDRQILGVGPELNANATIYKGGFVVTSPHIGNIRNPPTVAYLEETIAKLCSLTGAKPEIIAHDLHPQFLSTRLAHALAEESGAVLCPVQHHCAHIASVTTEEVVGIAIDGVGYGTDATIWGGEILTGSPADGYVRTGHLEQVLMPGGDLATKFPERMLYGILPDDATLSLLAERGWDAVSLRVLAQTVTKRFNSPATTSTGRVLDAAAALLGVCRERTYDGEPSMVLEAYAARGTPQPLEVRIASGSGGADVLLTSEILRDVRGRLACGMGTADAAATIQTALAKGIAELAVRSAERTGIRTAALSGGVAINRSIRETILAELARAEIPCLINPQYPFGDGCISCGQVVTAGVLAQEGKI, from the coding sequence ATGCGTTGCGGCAGAATCATAGTGCGCGGTATTGTTCAGGGTGTGGGGTTCCGCCCCTTTGTGTATGCGGCTGCCGTGCGGTTCGGCATCGCAGGAACAGTAATCAATCACGGGAGTGAAGTGGAGATTACCGCCTGCGGCGACCGGTTTGATGCATTCTGCCGTGAGGTATCGGCAGGGCCGAAGATGGCCGTGGTGGACTCGGTAACCGTTGAACCGCTGCCGGAAGAAGCGGTCGTCGGGGACGGATTTTCGATTCTGCCGAGCGCGGACGGGGCGCGGACAGGATTCATCCCGGCTGACATTGCAACCTGCGACGCCTGCCTTGCCGACATTATGAACCCGGCAAGCCGGTATTATGGATACTGGGCAACTTCCTGCACGGACTGCGGGCCGCGGTACAGTATTATCCATGCAGTTCCCTACGACCGCGAACGGACCGCAATGGATGTGTTCCCTCCCTGCGGGGACTGTTCTGCGGAGTACGAAAGCCCGCAGAGCCGCAGGCATCATGCGCAGACGATTGCATGCAGCAGCTGCGGACCGAAACTGTCACTGCTGACCGCCTCGGGAGGGGAGGTTGCAACCGACGATCCGATCCGGACCGCTGCGGAACTGCTGGATGCAGGACACATCGTTGCCGTCCGCGGCGTGGGCGGGTATCATATCTGCTGCATCGAGGAAGAGGCAGGCCGCTTAAAACAGCTGCTCGGAAGACCACATCAGTCGCTTGCCGTGATGATGCGGCCGGAGTCGCTCAAAGAGTATGTGGTCCCGCCGACGGATGCGGAACGGGAGATGCTGAAAGGACCGGTGCATCCGATTATGATTCTGGATAAAGTGGACCCGGTATCGCATACGGAGTTGTCGGAACTGCATAATCTCGGCGTAATGCTACCTTATACGGGTCTGCATCATCTGCTGTTCGGACATCTGAACCACCCGCTGCTGGTGATGACGAGCGCGAACGCGCCGGGGACGCCGATGATCACGGAGACATCCTACATCTCCGAACGGATGGGAACGGTTGCAGAGTATATCCTCTCGCATGACCGGGAGATTGTGAACCGGTGCGATGATTCGGTGGTGCGGGACGGGTATATTATCCGGCTGTCGCGTGGTCTTGCACCGCTGCGGACGGCGATGGATCTCGGAGACAGGCAGATCCTTGGTGTGGGGCCGGAGCTGAACGCAAACGCAACGATCTATAAAGGTGGGTTTGTGGTGACGTCGCCGCATATCGGCAACATCCGCAATCCTCCGACCGTTGCGTATCTGGAAGAGACCATTGCAAAGCTGTGTTCCCTGACGGGAGCAAAACCGGAGATCATTGCGCATGATCTGCATCCTCAGTTTCTGAGTACCCGCCTTGCCCATGCGCTTGCAGAGGAGTCAGGGGCAGTGCTCTGCCCGGTGCAGCACCACTGTGCGCATATTGCATCCGTGACAACGGAAGAGGTGGTCGGCATTGCAATTGACGGTGTGGGATACGGAACCGATGCAACGATCTGGGGCGGCGAGATTCTGACCGGGTCACCGGCGGACGGGTATGTCCGGACCGGACATCTGGAGCAGGTGCTGATGCCGGGCGGCGATCTTGCCACGAAGTTTCCGGAACGGATGCTGTATGGAATTTTACCGGATGATGCTACGCTCTCCCTGCTTGCGGAGCGCGGCTGGGACGCGGTATCACTCCGGGTGCTTGCGCAGACGGTGACAAAACGGTTCAACAGCCCCGCGACCACGTCAACTGGCCGTGTGCTGGATGCGGCTGCGGCGCTTCTCGGAGTCTGCCGCGAGCGCACCTACGACGGGGAACCGTCCATGGTTCTTGAAGCATATGCCGCACGGGGAACACCGCAGCCGCTGGAGGTCAGGATTGCATCCGGCAGCGGCGGGGCTGATGTCCTGCTGACCTCGGAGATTTTGCGGGACGTCCGGGGCCGGCTTGCTTGCGGCATGGGAACCGCGGATGCGGCGGCGACGATCCAGACAGCGCTTGCAAAGGGTATTGCGGAGCTTGCGGTCCGGTCGGCGGAACGGACCGGTATCCGGACAGCTGCACTATCTGGCGGTGTCGCCATTAACCGGTCGATCCGCGAGACGATTCTTGCAGAACTCGCACGGGCCGAGATCCCCTGCCTGATCAATCCCCAGTATCCGTTCGGGGACGGATGCATCTCCTGCGGTCAGGTGGTAACGGCAGGTGTTCTTGCACAAGAAGGGAAAATATGA
- a CDS encoding YeeE/YedE thiosulfate transporter family protein, which translates to MVEGFLIAKESAVLLVPIATIILGLIIGWLCQRSGFCSIGGIRDFILFRQTRLLKGYIALIISAFVFYLIFSFIVPAAIPKFLWCMQDGQLLTAIGGAPAVSAAGVIVLMIIGGIFVGLIGTLLGGCPLRQLVMTSEGNLKSLVFVIGMLAGAVIFTALVSPWIIEVFKAIGL; encoded by the coding sequence ATGGTAGAAGGATTCTTAATCGCAAAGGAAAGTGCAGTCCTCCTCGTCCCGATTGCAACGATCATTCTTGGTCTCATTATCGGCTGGCTCTGCCAGAGAAGTGGATTCTGTTCCATCGGTGGAATTCGCGACTTCATCCTCTTCCGCCAGACCCGGCTGTTAAAAGGATACATCGCCTTAATTATCTCCGCATTCGTCTTCTACCTCATCTTCTCCTTCATCGTCCCGGCAGCAATTCCGAAGTTCCTCTGGTGCATGCAGGACGGCCAGCTCCTTACCGCAATCGGCGGAGCACCTGCGGTCAGCGCAGCAGGAGTTATCGTCCTCATGATCATCGGCGGTATCTTCGTCGGACTTATCGGAACACTTCTTGGAGGATGCCCGCTCCGTCAGCTTGTAATGACCTCGGAAGGAAATCTCAAATCTCTGGTCTTTGTAATCGGCATGCTTGCCGGAGCAGTTATCTTTACGGCACTTGTCTCCCCATGGATCATTGAGGTGTTTAAAGCAATCGGCCTTTAA
- a CDS encoding formate dehydrogenase accessory sulfurtransferase FdhD — protein sequence MTNLKNETPVQIIVNGRAAMTLMTSTENPTDLVVGQLYTERVIETYADISSMHTDGLQTSVVTVNPFEILLSRKTVLAGCGGASSFLDSGKLGTITSDLAVSEHQLRKSAGALPETCWHSAALFTEDGTLLTTAEDLTSQNAADRIIGWGLAHNTDFSRTYLLFSGNIVAETVRKTVIAKIPLAATDAEVTSASVAAADDAGLALHRITGDTVVTLGKISRCTP from the coding sequence ATGACAAACCTGAAAAATGAAACCCCCGTACAGATTATTGTCAATGGTCGTGCCGCAATGACTCTTATGACCTCGACAGAGAACCCGACCGATCTCGTTGTCGGCCAGCTCTACACCGAACGTGTTATTGAAACCTATGCAGATATCAGTTCGATGCACACCGATGGTCTGCAAACCAGCGTTGTCACCGTCAATCCCTTTGAGATTCTTCTTTCGCGAAAGACCGTCCTTGCCGGATGCGGTGGTGCATCCTCTTTCCTTGACTCAGGAAAACTTGGAACCATCACATCAGACCTTGCAGTGTCAGAACACCAGCTTCGCAAAAGTGCAGGAGCTCTCCCAGAAACCTGCTGGCACAGCGCGGCACTCTTCACAGAGGACGGAACCCTTCTCACCACGGCAGAGGATCTCACCTCTCAGAACGCAGCAGACCGTATCATCGGCTGGGGTCTCGCACACAACACTGATTTTTCCAGAACGTATCTCCTCTTTTCGGGGAACATCGTTGCAGAAACGGTCCGGAAAACGGTCATCGCAAAAATACCCCTCGCAGCAACCGATGCGGAGGTAACCTCCGCATCGGTTGCTGCGGCAGACGATGCAGGACTGGCCCTGCACCGGATCACCGGAGACACGGTTGTTACCCTCGGAAAAATTAGCCGCTGCACCCCCTGA
- a CDS encoding aminotransferase class V-fold PLP-dependent enzyme, whose amino-acid sequence MPSLDPESIRNDFPILAKLVYLDNAATSLSPRQVVEAQVTAEYHYRANVGRGIHRLSRMATHQYQDARETVRQFLGGGQGTLVFTKNTTEATNIVAQGLNWKKTDRITTVLQDHHSNLLPWYRLKNEGRVAGIDTVPLNDGVIESSDIEACITPETRLVAVGHASNVFGTIAPVKAIADVCRDHDVALLIDGAQTAPHLHIDLEEIGCDFFCFSGHKMLGPMGTGGLWISDAVSEENIPRPLFAGGGMVDCVEGTAFTPVTGPGRYEAGTPNVIGAVGLAAAVRYLSRLGMENVGRHSAALARRMLSGLSEIPGVRVYTPADAPLIGTVSFTVDGVHPHEVAYFLDEAAGIMVRSGEHCCQPLMHALGLNGGTVRASAYCYNTEDDIDMLIATTEEIAGMVR is encoded by the coding sequence ATGCCATCCCTTGATCCCGAATCTATCAGAAACGACTTTCCGATCCTTGCAAAACTTGTCTACCTCGACAACGCTGCAACGTCCCTTTCACCGCGTCAGGTAGTTGAAGCGCAGGTAACTGCCGAGTACCATTACCGCGCCAATGTCGGCCGCGGCATTCACCGTCTGTCCCGGATGGCAACCCATCAGTATCAGGATGCACGGGAAACCGTCAGGCAGTTCCTCGGCGGCGGGCAGGGAACTCTTGTCTTCACCAAAAATACTACGGAGGCAACAAATATTGTTGCCCAGGGACTGAACTGGAAAAAGACCGATCGCATCACCACGGTTCTTCAGGACCACCACTCCAACCTCCTTCCCTGGTACCGGCTCAAAAACGAGGGGAGGGTTGCAGGTATTGATACGGTTCCGCTCAACGACGGAGTGATCGAGTCATCGGACATTGAAGCATGCATCACGCCTGAGACACGGCTCGTTGCCGTAGGTCATGCATCAAATGTGTTTGGAACGATTGCACCGGTAAAAGCCATTGCCGATGTCTGCCGGGACCATGACGTTGCCCTCCTGATCGATGGGGCACAGACCGCGCCGCATCTGCACATCGATCTTGAGGAGATAGGATGTGATTTCTTCTGCTTCTCCGGCCACAAGATGCTCGGGCCTATGGGTACGGGGGGGCTTTGGATCTCTGATGCGGTCTCCGAAGAAAATATTCCCCGTCCGCTCTTTGCCGGCGGCGGGATGGTGGATTGTGTGGAAGGTACTGCGTTTACCCCGGTGACCGGACCGGGACGCTACGAGGCAGGAACACCGAATGTTATCGGTGCAGTTGGTCTGGCTGCGGCAGTCCGGTATCTGTCCCGTCTTGGGATGGAGAATGTGGGCCGCCACAGTGCGGCACTTGCCCGCCGGATGCTGTCCGGTTTGTCGGAGATCCCGGGTGTCCGGGTGTATACCCCGGCTGATGCCCCGCTCATCGGCACCGTCTCTTTCACCGTGGATGGTGTCCACCCCCACGAAGTTGCGTATTTCCTTGATGAGGCCGCAGGCATCATGGTCCGTTCCGGTGAGCACTGCTGTCAGCCGCTCATGCATGCTCTCGGCCTCAATGGCGGAACAGTCCGTGCAAGTGCATACTGCTACAACACCGAGGATGACATCGATATGCTGATTGCAACAACCGAAGAAATTGCCGGAATGGTGAGATAA
- a CDS encoding winged helix-turn-helix transcriptional regulator, translating into MSDDPLSNILRSKRETTRFQVLVEVAEHQPSIRQQEIAEKLGVTPQAISEYVRDLANDGFISAEGRGRYYVTHKGVEWVLNNAEVLEAYARHVRRDIIHQVATWAAIADTDLKAGDSVGVYMKGGWLYAGRQPQTAMGMVIADAACGADVGVARLAGIIDHTEGKVDVAKVPRIERGGSKMISPDKLLPLVKKADVIGAVGLEAYLALKNAKINPDMFFGAREGVIEAAFHGMHCLILIVDEEFTDFLKRLETAGLSYTIHELVSQ; encoded by the coding sequence ATGTCCGACGATCCCTTATCCAATATACTCAGAAGTAAGCGTGAGACCACACGTTTTCAGGTCCTTGTAGAAGTCGCGGAACACCAGCCGTCCATCCGCCAGCAGGAGATCGCCGAAAAACTCGGCGTTACCCCGCAGGCGATATCCGAGTACGTCCGTGATCTTGCCAATGACGGGTTTATCAGTGCTGAGGGACGCGGGCGGTACTATGTCACGCACAAAGGTGTTGAGTGGGTTTTAAACAATGCCGAGGTTCTGGAGGCGTATGCCCGTCACGTCCGCCGGGATATTATTCATCAGGTTGCAACCTGGGCTGCCATTGCCGATACGGATCTGAAGGCCGGGGATTCTGTTGGTGTCTATATGAAAGGAGGGTGGTTGTATGCAGGCCGTCAGCCGCAGACCGCAATGGGTATGGTTATTGCGGACGCTGCCTGCGGGGCGGATGTCGGCGTGGCCCGTCTTGCGGGTATCATCGATCACACCGAAGGTAAGGTGGATGTTGCCAAGGTGCCGCGGATCGAACGCGGCGGATCCAAAATGATTTCTCCGGACAAACTTCTTCCTCTGGTGAAAAAAGCCGACGTTATCGGGGCTGTTGGTCTTGAGGCGTACCTCGCACTGAAGAATGCCAAGATCAATCCTGATATGTTCTTTGGTGCGCGGGAGGGAGTGATCGAGGCGGCGTTCCACGGGATGCACTGTCTGATCCTTATCGTGGACGAGGAGTTCACGGATTTCCTGAAACGGCTTGAGACCGCAGGCCTTTCCTATACGATACATGAACTGGTGAGTCAATAA